One region of Thunnus albacares chromosome 8, fThuAlb1.1, whole genome shotgun sequence genomic DNA includes:
- the LOC122987232 gene encoding zinc finger protein 37-like produces the protein MSSVQCLRELMNERLTAAAEEIFRVFQETISEYEKEIDRQRRLLDIVWKPEIKLHRTELPQQHVCKEEEVLADQQLCNPESNTSLDQEDPEPPQIKEEQEELCTSLDQEDPEPPQMKEEQKELCTSLEGEQLVLKQETETFMLTPTCDESEDQTLDLSPDETQREAEKEHVVSMSVKSSVEPEPNSDDQLFSHNSDVAESQDHKGGKHGDSGSTRKAEPKLKKRRHRSKNHTNNEDNSTKLKIHSNTDTGEKSFKCDICGKSFMCKSILHRHLRVHTGEKPYPCNTCEKRFSQLGALKVHLRVHTGERPYPCNTCEKRFSELGKLKVHMRIHTGEKPYSCNTCGKRFSQLGALNLHMRTHTGEKPYPCNTCGRRFSDMTTVKRHIRTHTGEKPYTCNTCEKRFSELCALKRHMRVHTGEMSYSCTTCGREFRRRHHLKFHMRSHAVGKDSVRFQT, from the exons ATGTCTTCGGTTCAGTGTTTGAGAGAGTTAATGAACGAGCgactaactgctgctgctgaagaaataTTCCGAGTTTTTCAAGAAACTATCTCAGAGTACGAGAAAGAGATCGACCGTCAGCGCAGACTGCTCGATATCGTTTGGAAACCTGAAATAAAGTTACACAGAACAG AGCTCCCACAGCAACATGTctgtaaggaggaggaggttctcgctgaccagcagctctgtaaCCCGGAGAGTAACACCAGTCTGGATCAAGAGGACCCAGAGCCTCCAcagattaaagaggaacaggaggaactctGCACCAGTCTGGACCAAGAGGACCCAGAGCCTCCACAGATGAAAGAGGAACAGAAGGAACTCTGCACCAGTCTGGAGGGAGAACAGCTGGTGCTGAAGCAGGAGACAGAAACCTTTATGTTGACTCCTACTTGTGATGAAAGTGAAGATCAGACTCTGGACTTGAGTCCTGATGAAActcagagagaagcagagaaagagcatGTTGTCAGCATGTCAGTTAAAAGTTCTGTGGAACCAGAACCAAACAGTGACGACCAGCTGTTCTCTCACAACTCTGATGTAGCTGAGAGCCAAGATCACAAAGGAGGCAAACATGGAGACTCAGGATCAACTAGAAAAGCAGAGCCAAAACTAAAGAAGAGACGTCACAGAAGCAAAAATCACactaacaatgaagacaactcTACCAAATTAAAGATTCACAGTAATACTGATACAGGGGAAAAGTCCTTCAAGTGCGACATTTGTGGGAAATCTTTTATGTGCAAGTCCATCTTGCACAGACATCTAAGAGTCCatacaggtgagaagccgtatcCATGTAATAcctgtgagaaaagattctctcAGCTAGGTGCATTAAAAGTGCATCTGAGAGTTCACACAGGTGAGAGGCCCTAcccatgtaacacttgtgagaaaaggTTCTCTGAGCTGGGCAAATTAAAAGTACAtatgagaatccacacaggtgagaagccgtactCATGTAACACTTGTGGGAAGAGATTCTCTCAGCTGGGTGCATTAAACCTGcatatgagaacacacacaggtgagaagccgtacccCTGCAACACCTGTGGGAGAAGATTTAGTGACATGACAACAGTGAAAAGGCAtataagaacacacacagggGAAAAGCCGTAcacatgtaacacttgtgagaaaagattctctGAGCTGTGCGCATTGAAACGACACATGAGAGTCCACACAGGGGAGATGTCATACAGTTGTACAACTTGTGGGAGAGAGTTCAGGCGTAGACATCACTTGAAGTTCCACATGAGAAGTCACGCAGTGGGAAAAGATTCTGTCAGATTTCAGACTTGA